The Desulfatitalea tepidiphila genome window below encodes:
- a CDS encoding CaiB/BaiF CoA transferase family protein, whose amino-acid sequence MAPSALNGVKIIEFCTTISGAYCSKLMADLGAEVIKIEPPVTGDEARRRPPFQNDDPDPEKSGLFLYINTNKFGITLDPSKPKGKEIFERLVRQADILIEDHRPGEMEAMGLGYETLKKTNPGLIMMAITPFGQTGPCKDYKAYQLNISHMSGQGYLLPLVAPDLDRPPVQIGGNSGNFDAGLTASLAVMAALFWRGASGKGQYIGMSKMEALIAMQRVESVTFPNSGINMSRKGESLRMSGNGIFPCKDGFVSIVTPEEHQWQNFMKLIGDPPWSKEPWCQNRFERGNHAEKINAYILEWMKDKPKEEIFRKGQAFSVPVAQVNTAEDVVCSPHFNARGFFVEIDHPVMGKLEKFPSSPYRFSKTPWAVARPAPRLGEHNEMIFQEKLGYTTEDLKIFKDAGIL is encoded by the coding sequence ATGGCACCCAGCGCGCTGAACGGCGTTAAGATCATCGAATTCTGCACCACTATCAGCGGTGCCTATTGCAGCAAATTGATGGCCGACCTCGGGGCGGAAGTGATCAAGATAGAGCCGCCGGTGACCGGAGACGAAGCGAGAAGAAGGCCGCCTTTCCAGAACGATGACCCGGACCCCGAAAAATCAGGGCTCTTTTTGTATATCAACACCAACAAGTTCGGCATCACCCTCGATCCGTCGAAGCCCAAAGGTAAAGAGATCTTTGAGCGGCTGGTCCGCCAGGCGGACATCCTGATCGAAGATCACCGACCCGGCGAGATGGAAGCGATGGGGCTTGGGTATGAAACATTGAAAAAAACCAATCCCGGTCTCATCATGATGGCCATTACGCCATTTGGGCAAACAGGCCCCTGCAAGGACTATAAAGCCTACCAGCTGAACATCTCGCACATGAGCGGGCAAGGTTATCTGCTGCCGCTGGTGGCGCCGGACCTGGATCGTCCGCCGGTGCAAATCGGGGGCAACAGCGGCAACTTCGATGCCGGGCTGACGGCTTCCCTTGCGGTCATGGCCGCCCTGTTCTGGCGGGGAGCGTCCGGCAAAGGGCAATACATCGGCATGTCGAAAATGGAAGCCCTGATCGCCATGCAGCGTGTGGAAAGCGTGACGTTTCCCAACAGCGGCATCAATATGAGTCGCAAGGGGGAATCTCTGCGAATGAGCGGCAACGGAATATTTCCGTGCAAGGATGGATTCGTCTCCATCGTGACGCCCGAAGAGCACCAGTGGCAAAACTTCATGAAACTGATCGGCGATCCCCCATGGTCCAAGGAGCCCTGGTGTCAAAACCGATTTGAGCGCGGCAACCATGCGGAGAAAATCAACGCCTATATCCTGGAGTGGATGAAGGACAAACCCAAGGAGGAGATCTTCAGAAAAGGCCAGGCGTTCAGCGTGCCGGTGGCACAGGTCAACACGGCCGAAGACGTGGTGTGCTCGCCCCATTTCAATGCCAGGGGGTTTTTCGTGGAAATCGACCATCCGGTGATGGGAAAACTGGAGAAATTCCCATCTTCTCCCTACCGGTTCTCCAAAACGCCATGGGCGGTCGCAAGACCGGCCCCACGCCTGGGAGAGCATAACGAGATGATCTTTCAGGAAAAACTCGGCTACACCACCGAAGATCTGAAAATTTTTAAAGATGCGGGAATCCTATGA
- a CDS encoding CaiB/BaiF CoA transferase family protein yields MDNSGPLTGIRVVEFTSAWAGPYATCLLGFLGAEVIKVESRQRPDHSRIISFTTGKAFQTLDESEVFNNLNLNKRSVCLNLKMPEAVEIARNLIQVSDVVMENMRPGVVPRLGLGYEEARAIKPDIIYISSSACGQTGPDREYIGYAPTFAALAGLPHVTGYPDWPPSNFLGSIDLRSACTSAFAILAALYYHQQTGEGQYIDLASQEAIATYAGDIFLDYVMNGRVPMRQGNQNAVMAPHNCYRCKGEDKWISIAVATQAEWENLCRAMGRSDLIDDPRFADNARRKTNEAELDAIMSAWTGDKDPYDVMGMLQHAGVAATPSMSSEALFNDPHLKERKVFRQVDHPVIGKNWVIAPPWQFSETPAAIRSCGPRIGEHTEEIFRDYLGMSSDEIDKLKKDKVIF; encoded by the coding sequence ATGGACAATAGCGGCCCCTTGACGGGTATCCGGGTCGTTGAATTCACATCGGCCTGGGCCGGTCCTTACGCCACCTGTCTGCTCGGCTTTCTGGGCGCCGAAGTGATCAAGGTGGAAAGCCGGCAGCGACCGGACCATTCCAGGATCATCTCTTTTACGACGGGCAAGGCATTTCAAACCCTCGATGAATCGGAAGTCTTCAACAATTTGAATCTGAACAAGCGCAGCGTCTGCCTGAACCTGAAAATGCCCGAAGCGGTGGAGATCGCCAGAAACCTCATCCAGGTCAGCGATGTGGTCATGGAAAATATGCGGCCGGGTGTGGTGCCGCGTCTCGGCCTGGGGTATGAGGAGGCCCGAGCGATCAAGCCGGACATTATCTACATCTCTTCTTCGGCGTGCGGCCAGACAGGACCGGACAGGGAGTATATCGGCTATGCACCGACCTTTGCCGCCCTGGCCGGATTACCCCATGTGACCGGCTATCCTGATTGGCCGCCGAGCAACTTTCTCGGCTCCATCGATTTGAGAAGCGCGTGCACATCGGCCTTCGCCATCCTGGCCGCGCTCTATTATCATCAGCAGACCGGAGAGGGACAGTATATCGATCTGGCCTCCCAGGAGGCCATCGCCACCTATGCCGGCGATATCTTCCTGGACTATGTGATGAACGGGCGGGTTCCCATGCGCCAGGGGAACCAAAACGCCGTCATGGCGCCGCATAACTGCTACCGCTGTAAGGGCGAAGATAAATGGATCAGCATTGCGGTGGCCACCCAGGCGGAGTGGGAAAACCTGTGCCGCGCGATGGGCCGAAGCGACCTCATCGACGATCCCCGGTTTGCCGACAATGCCCGTCGCAAGACGAACGAGGCCGAACTGGACGCCATCATGTCCGCCTGGACCGGGGACAAGGATCCCTATGACGTGATGGGCATGCTGCAACATGCCGGTGTCGCCGCCACGCCGTCCATGTCCAGCGAGGCGCTTTTCAACGATCCTCACCTGAAAGAGAGAAAGGTCTTTCGGCAGGTCGATCATCCCGTCATCGGTAAAAACTGGGTCATTGCACCGCCTTGGCAATTCTCCGAGACGCCGGCGGCCATCCGTTCGTGCGGTCCCAGGATAGGGGAGCACACCGAAGAAATCTTCAGGGACTATCTGGGGATGTCATCGGATGAAATCGACAAGTTGAAAAAAGATAAGGTCATATTCTGA
- a CDS encoding amidase has translation MGGFKEYGQYDAMGLAELVKRGDVTASELCEAAIERIEEVNPKLNAVVTPMFDAGRSAAARPLPDGPFVGVPFLLKDLLAAYAGVPMTGGSKAYRNFVPDYDAEMVKRFKKAGLVILGKTNTPELGLMGVTEPEVFGACRNPWHTDYTPGGSSGGSAAAVAAGMVPMAAGGDGGGSIRIPASYCGLFGLKPSRGRNPSGPRNGWSWQGAVQEHVITRSVRDSAAALDATQGPDTGAPYEISPPSGSYLEAIGTPPGKLTIGFSVTSPIGAYVHPECVKAVVETAKLLEELGHRVEEKQTGVDGKAVAKGYLTMNFGEVAADLEEMRAVLGRKVTVSDVEPTTYTLGLLGRAVSAGEFVAAMRAWDRSARQMGAFFQAYDLYMTPTTANLPAKIGALQPSPVEKALMKVVNTLEIGRLLKATGIVDQLAGKSLERTPFTQVANLCGLPAMTVPLHWTPDGLPCGTHFIAPFGREERLFQLAAQLEAARPWAGRKPRIWAD, from the coding sequence ATGGGCGGTTTTAAGGAATATGGCCAATATGATGCGATGGGCTTGGCGGAACTGGTGAAAAGGGGCGATGTCACCGCGAGTGAACTTTGTGAGGCGGCGATTGAACGTATCGAGGAGGTGAATCCGAAACTGAACGCCGTGGTGACACCTATGTTCGATGCCGGGCGCAGCGCGGCAGCCCGGCCCTTACCCGACGGGCCTTTCGTTGGCGTTCCATTTTTGTTGAAGGACCTGCTGGCCGCCTATGCAGGCGTCCCGATGACCGGCGGCTCCAAGGCCTACAGAAATTTCGTGCCCGATTACGACGCTGAAATGGTGAAGCGGTTTAAAAAAGCGGGTCTGGTCATCCTGGGCAAGACCAACACGCCTGAATTGGGCCTGATGGGTGTCACGGAGCCGGAGGTATTCGGAGCCTGCCGCAATCCCTGGCACACCGATTACACGCCCGGCGGTTCGAGCGGGGGATCCGCAGCGGCCGTGGCGGCAGGCATGGTGCCCATGGCGGCCGGCGGCGATGGCGGCGGCAGCATTCGGATACCGGCTTCCTACTGCGGCCTTTTCGGCCTGAAACCCTCACGCGGCCGGAACCCCAGCGGCCCACGCAACGGGTGGTCGTGGCAGGGAGCTGTACAAGAACACGTCATCACCCGGTCCGTGCGCGACAGCGCCGCCGCCCTGGACGCCACCCAAGGTCCGGATACGGGCGCTCCCTACGAAATCAGTCCGCCTTCGGGATCCTATCTCGAAGCGATTGGAACCCCTCCGGGGAAGCTGACCATCGGCTTCAGCGTGACCTCACCCATCGGGGCATACGTTCATCCCGAATGCGTCAAGGCCGTTGTCGAAACGGCCAAATTGCTCGAAGAATTGGGGCATCGCGTCGAAGAAAAACAGACGGGCGTGGACGGCAAAGCGGTTGCCAAAGGCTACCTGACCATGAATTTCGGTGAAGTGGCCGCCGACCTGGAAGAGATGCGGGCAGTGCTGGGAAGAAAAGTCACGGTCTCGGACGTCGAGCCGACGACTTACACGCTGGGGCTTCTGGGGCGGGCCGTTTCGGCAGGAGAATTCGTTGCGGCCATGCGGGCGTGGGACCGCTCTGCAAGACAGATGGGAGCGTTCTTCCAGGCTTATGACTTGTACATGACACCCACCACAGCGAATCTTCCGGCCAAGATCGGTGCATTACAACCGTCGCCGGTCGAAAAAGCTTTGATGAAAGTGGTCAATACGTTGGAGATTGGACGGCTGCTTAAAGCCACGGGAATCGTCGACCAGTTGGCCGGCAAGAGCCTCGAACGCACGCCTTTCACCCAGGTGGCCAACCTTTGCGGCCTGCCGGCCATGACCGTCCCCCTGCACTGGACCCCGGACGGCCTTCCCTGCGGCACGCACTTCATCGCCCCGTTCGGCCGTGAAGAGAGACTGTTCCAACTGGCGGCGCAACTGGAAGCGGCGCGGCCATGGGCCGGCAGAAAACCGCGAATATGGGCGGATTAA
- a CDS encoding NAD-dependent succinate-semialdehyde dehydrogenase encodes MFVNGKWVNAESGRTFPSVNPASGDIIAQVPAGDANDAAKAIEAAADAFPHWAAQTAYQRSQFLYRAHALMMEKLDHLAAVMTEEQGKPLQAARNEVKYGADFLLWYAEEAKRIYGQTIPSSRADQRFMVLRQPVGVVGAITPWNYPISMITRKVAPALAAGCTIVLKPAEATPLCAKAVFEIFEAAGMPSGVVNLVTAQAPSPIGDTFLKDPRIRKLTFTGSTEVGKMLAREAAAQMKRVSLELGGHAPFIVCRDADPVHAAKGLALVKYLNTGQACISPNRIYVHADIIDPFIGELTQRVSAMKAGSGFDKSVRIGPLVNDAALEKVDRQVQDAIARGAGLIAGGRRLTENGLERGFFYAPTILSGVTPDMTIYREETFGPVAPIISYNDEDDLLAMANDTRYGLASYVYTRDLKTAFTLFEGLHFGIVGINDINPTSAAAPFGGMKESGLGREGGIEGIEEYLETKLGGFSI; translated from the coding sequence ATGTTCGTCAATGGAAAATGGGTCAACGCAGAAAGTGGTCGTACGTTTCCATCGGTCAACCCCGCATCTGGCGACATCATCGCACAGGTGCCGGCGGGGGACGCCAATGACGCGGCCAAGGCTATCGAAGCTGCGGCCGACGCCTTTCCCCACTGGGCGGCTCAGACCGCTTACCAACGCTCTCAGTTCCTGTACCGGGCCCATGCCCTGATGATGGAGAAGTTGGACCATCTGGCGGCAGTGATGACCGAGGAGCAGGGAAAGCCGCTCCAGGCCGCGCGTAACGAGGTCAAATATGGGGCCGACTTTCTGCTGTGGTATGCGGAGGAGGCCAAGCGGATCTACGGCCAGACGATTCCCTCGTCCAGGGCGGACCAGCGTTTCATGGTGCTGCGTCAGCCGGTCGGGGTAGTCGGCGCCATCACCCCGTGGAATTATCCCATTTCCATGATCACCCGCAAGGTCGCACCGGCGCTGGCGGCAGGGTGCACCATCGTTCTCAAACCCGCCGAAGCCACGCCCTTGTGCGCCAAGGCGGTCTTCGAGATTTTCGAGGCCGCCGGCATGCCCTCCGGCGTCGTCAACCTGGTGACGGCACAGGCGCCGAGTCCCATCGGCGACACGTTCCTGAAAGATCCCAGAATCCGCAAGCTGACCTTTACCGGATCGACCGAGGTGGGCAAAATGCTGGCCCGGGAAGCGGCGGCCCAGATGAAACGGGTCTCTCTGGAGCTCGGCGGCCACGCTCCCTTTATCGTGTGCCGCGATGCGGACCCGGTGCATGCGGCCAAGGGACTGGCGCTGGTCAAGTATCTCAACACCGGTCAGGCGTGCATCAGCCCCAATCGCATTTACGTGCATGCCGATATCATCGATCCCTTTATCGGTGAGTTGACCCAGCGCGTCTCTGCCATGAAAGCCGGCTCGGGCTTTGATAAGAGCGTGCGCATCGGTCCGCTGGTCAACGATGCGGCCCTGGAGAAGGTCGATCGACAAGTCCAGGATGCGATCGCCAGGGGCGCCGGACTGATCGCCGGCGGCCGACGGTTGACGGAAAACGGTCTGGAGCGGGGATTCTTTTATGCGCCGACCATTCTCAGCGGCGTGACCCCCGATATGACCATCTATCGGGAGGAGACCTTCGGTCCGGTGGCCCCCATCATTTCCTACAACGACGAGGACGACCTGCTGGCCATGGCCAACGACACCCGCTACGGGCTGGCTTCGTATGTCTACACCCGTGATTTGAAAACCGCTTTTACCCTGTTCGAAGGCCTGCATTTCGGCATCGTCGGCATCAACGACATCAATCCGACCTCCGCCGCGGCGCCTTTCGGCGGCATGAAAGAGAGCGGGCTGGGCCGCGAGGGCGGCATCGAGGGCATCGAGGAGTATCTGGAGACCAAGCTGGGCGGATTCTCAATTTGA
- a CDS encoding nitroreductase family protein, with protein sequence MTLIKIDETRCKKDGFCVQACPANIIKQTDEDRIPFMIEQGRQICLRCGHCVAVCPHDALDHQEVPIENSPKIQKNLAIDGEQALQFLRTRRSIRRFKNKPVAKETIQALIDAARYAPTGGNSQLVTWTVHADPAHLTHIADLTIGWMKAALASDAGKHLPPYFPRFVDAYEAGINSITHHAPCLVIASAPGYYDNGMVDLSIALSYFELTAVASGLGTCWMGLIARALRQDSQPLRQSVGLPDGHTYFYPMVLGYPKFKYRRLPERKPATIIWK encoded by the coding sequence ATGACGCTAATCAAAATTGATGAAACCAGATGCAAAAAAGACGGGTTTTGCGTGCAGGCGTGTCCAGCCAACATTATCAAGCAGACAGATGAGGACCGTATTCCCTTCATGATCGAGCAGGGCCGCCAGATATGCCTTCGGTGCGGTCATTGCGTGGCGGTCTGCCCCCACGATGCCCTCGACCACCAAGAGGTGCCCATCGAAAACAGCCCCAAAATTCAAAAGAACCTGGCGATCGACGGGGAGCAGGCATTGCAGTTTCTCAGAACCCGGAGATCCATCCGGCGGTTCAAGAATAAGCCGGTGGCCAAGGAGACGATTCAAGCGCTTATCGATGCGGCCCGGTACGCTCCCACCGGCGGCAATTCACAGTTGGTGACCTGGACGGTTCACGCGGATCCGGCCCATTTGACACATATAGCCGACTTGACCATCGGATGGATGAAAGCCGCGCTGGCATCGGATGCAGGCAAACATCTGCCACCCTATTTTCCGAGGTTCGTCGATGCCTACGAGGCTGGAATCAACTCCATCACCCACCATGCACCGTGCCTGGTCATCGCTTCTGCGCCGGGATATTACGACAATGGCATGGTGGATCTGTCCATCGCCCTGTCCTACTTCGAACTCACGGCCGTTGCCAGCGGACTTGGCACCTGTTGGATGGGATTGATCGCCCGGGCCCTCAGACAGGATTCGCAACCGCTTCGACAGTCGGTCGGCCTGCCCGACGGCCATACCTATTTTTATCCAATGGTGCTGGGGTATCCGAAATTCAAATACCGCCGGCTTCCGGAGCGGAAACCGGCAACGATAATCTGGAAGTGA